The following proteins are co-located in the Nonlabens ponticola genome:
- a CDS encoding Na+/H+ antiporter NhaC family protein, translating to MESQNINHEDEKIIENRKLNIWEALIPVVALVIMLAINVYIFEDDSLGGSNQFVLLLGATVAGIIGYFNKVSYKSMIEEVAQNLKSTTGAILILLMVGALAGTWFISGIIPSMIYYGMEILNPTIFLAACVIICAVISVSTGSSWTTTATVGIALIGIAAALDISAGMTAGAVLSGAYFGDKLSPLSDTTNLAPAMAGTDLFTHIKYMSLTTVPTILVTLTAFIIIGLTFDSVGDADVTKYQKVLDDTFNITPWLLLVPVIVIGLIVKKVSPLLALLIGTLLAGIFALFFQPELVLLVSGMEDWNAMSMYKGIMNSITVKVEVPPITNDSVLAEEMSDLFKGKGMAEMLGTIWLIICAMVFGGIMDAIGALATISRALLNLFDSVFGLFASTVVSCLAINVTASDQYLALVVPGKMYSSAFRDKGLAPENLSRTLEDSGTVTSALIPWNTCGAYQSETLGVSVGEYFVYAIFNWLSPFMTLLFAAFRIKIRQLSGTQAID from the coding sequence ATGGAAAGTCAAAATATCAACCACGAGGACGAGAAAATTATAGAGAACAGAAAGCTGAATATTTGGGAAGCTTTGATACCCGTTGTTGCGCTGGTAATTATGCTAGCTATCAACGTCTACATTTTTGAGGATGATAGTCTTGGAGGTTCCAATCAGTTTGTACTACTCTTAGGAGCAACAGTCGCTGGGATTATAGGTTACTTTAATAAGGTTAGTTACAAGTCCATGATAGAAGAAGTAGCTCAAAATTTGAAGTCAACTACTGGTGCAATATTAATTCTATTGATGGTAGGTGCGCTTGCTGGAACCTGGTTTATTAGCGGTATTATTCCTAGCATGATTTATTATGGGATGGAAATCTTAAATCCCACAATTTTTTTAGCTGCCTGTGTAATCATTTGTGCGGTGATAAGCGTTTCCACTGGAAGTAGCTGGACGACCACCGCGACCGTAGGTATTGCCTTGATTGGAATTGCAGCTGCCTTAGACATAAGCGCAGGAATGACTGCTGGTGCTGTGTTGAGTGGCGCTTATTTTGGCGATAAATTAAGCCCTTTGAGCGACACGACAAATCTGGCACCAGCAATGGCTGGAACTGATTTGTTTACACATATAAAATATATGAGTTTAACGACTGTTCCCACTATATTGGTCACCTTAACAGCCTTTATAATTATAGGATTAACTTTTGATTCAGTCGGTGATGCGGACGTAACTAAATACCAAAAGGTGCTAGATGATACATTTAATATCACGCCATGGTTACTACTGGTGCCTGTTATCGTTATAGGATTGATAGTAAAGAAAGTCTCACCATTGCTTGCCTTGCTCATTGGGACTCTTTTAGCTGGAATATTTGCACTATTCTTTCAACCTGAATTGGTTCTTTTAGTTTCTGGTATGGAAGACTGGAACGCCATGAGCATGTATAAAGGCATTATGAATAGTATTACTGTAAAAGTGGAAGTGCCACCAATCACAAATGATTCTGTTCTTGCGGAAGAAATGAGTGATTTATTTAAAGGTAAAGGAATGGCAGAGATGCTAGGAACTATTTGGCTAATCATCTGCGCTATGGTATTTGGTGGTATCATGGATGCTATTGGGGCCTTAGCAACTATAAGTAGGGCACTGCTAAATTTGTTTGACAGTGTTTTCGGTTTATTTGCAAGTACTGTGGTGAGCTGTTTAGCGATCAATGTCACAGCTAGTGATCAATACCTAGCACTAGTAGTACCTGGCAAGATGTATTCGAGTGCATTCCGTGATAAAGGATTGGCGCCAGAAAATCTTTCTCGTACACTTGAAGACAGTGGAACCGTTACTAGTGCACTTATTCCTTGGAACACCTGTGGTGCATACCAGAGTGAAACATTAGGAGTGAGCGTAGGCGAATATTTTGTTTACGCCATATTCAATTGGCTATCACCTTTTATGACCTTGTTGTTTGCTGCGTTTAGGATTAAAATTAGGCAATTGAGCGGTACGCAAGCTATCGACTAA
- a CDS encoding cupin domain-containing protein, with translation MPTTYINPITKEQATILETSAETNGAYTLIEVELQPDGGNPIHYHKRFTEHFIPQKGTLGVHYLGKELRLSPGQDFKVPVPDNHRFYNPTDRPIVFQARLEPGSPGFENFMAALFGLVRDGKTFSSNQIPYNPFYAIILLKWGDTQVDSLPFRLMLPLLNVLFTLSRKLGFEKKLYNKYVKQ, from the coding sequence ATGCCTACCACCTACATCAATCCTATTACAAAAGAGCAAGCCACCATCCTTGAAACCAGTGCCGAAACCAATGGCGCATACACCTTAATCGAAGTAGAACTACAGCCCGATGGCGGCAATCCCATTCATTATCACAAACGATTTACTGAACACTTTATTCCGCAAAAAGGAACACTAGGAGTGCACTATCTAGGCAAGGAATTGAGGCTGTCGCCAGGTCAAGATTTCAAGGTGCCCGTGCCGGATAACCATAGATTCTACAATCCTACGGACAGGCCCATCGTTTTTCAAGCGCGGCTGGAACCAGGGTCGCCCGGATTTGAAAATTTTATGGCGGCACTTTTTGGATTGGTGCGAGACGGCAAAACCTTCAGCAGCAACCAGATTCCCTACAATCCGTTTTATGCCATCATATTACTCAAATGGGGCGACACACAAGTCGACTCACTACCGTTTAGACTGATGCTTCCTTTGTTGAATGTGTTGTTTACGCTTTCGCGAAAGCTAGGTTTTGAAAAAAAGCTTTACAATAAATATGTGAAGCAGTAA
- the trxB gene encoding thioredoxin-disulfide reductase encodes MADTIERIKCLIIGSGPAGYTAAIYAARADMKPVMYTGMEPGGQLTTTTEVDNFPGYPDGIDGPAMMEDLKKQAERFGTEVRFGMATEVDFASEEGGIHKVVIDGKTTVEANTVIISTGASAKYLGLPSEQRLRGGGVSACAVCDGFFYKGQDVAIVGAGDTAAEEASYLAKICKSVTMLVRKDYMKASKAMQHRVNSLDNITVMYNTEVDEVLGDQVVEGLRMVNNQTNEKTEIEITGIFIAIGHKPNTDIFKGQLDMGEDGYLKTIPGSTKTNLPGVFASGDVQDKIYRQAITAAGTGCMAALDAERYLAEIGVVEEMTAGDYYVE; translated from the coding sequence ATGGCAGATACAATTGAAAGAATCAAATGTTTGATTATAGGTTCTGGTCCTGCAGGTTATACAGCGGCGATCTATGCAGCTCGTGCAGATATGAAACCTGTGATGTACACGGGTATGGAGCCTGGTGGTCAATTGACTACTACAACCGAGGTGGATAATTTCCCTGGCTATCCTGACGGAATAGACGGACCAGCCATGATGGAAGATTTGAAGAAGCAGGCAGAGCGTTTTGGCACTGAAGTACGTTTTGGCATGGCAACCGAAGTTGATTTTGCCAGCGAAGAAGGTGGAATACACAAAGTGGTGATTGATGGTAAAACTACCGTAGAGGCAAACACGGTAATCATTTCTACTGGAGCATCCGCTAAATACTTAGGCTTACCTAGTGAGCAACGATTGCGCGGTGGTGGCGTTAGTGCCTGTGCCGTATGCGATGGTTTCTTTTATAAAGGACAAGATGTTGCGATAGTTGGTGCTGGCGATACAGCGGCAGAAGAGGCATCGTATCTCGCCAAAATCTGTAAATCTGTAACGATGCTAGTCCGTAAAGACTACATGAAAGCATCGAAAGCGATGCAACATCGCGTCAATAGTCTTGACAACATAACAGTAATGTACAACACAGAAGTTGATGAGGTTCTAGGCGATCAAGTGGTCGAAGGTTTGCGTATGGTCAACAACCAAACCAACGAGAAAACTGAAATTGAGATCACTGGTATCTTCATTGCGATAGGACACAAGCCTAATACAGATATATTCAAGGGCCAATTGGACATGGGTGAAGATGGTTATTTGAAAACAATACCAGGATCTACCAAAACAAACTTACCAGGTGTTTTTGCCAGTGGTGATGTACAAGATAAAATTTACAGACAGGCCATTACCGCTGCAGGAACTGGCTGTATGGCAGCCCTAGATGCAGAGCGCTACCTTGCTGAAATAGGTGTGGTAGAAGAAATGACGGCTGGTGATTACTATGTGGAGTAA
- a CDS encoding GIN domain-containing protein, producing the protein MKKIVVVMLLLSFAFAKAQDRTKIKGNKEVTKRIIDVDMFESIEIGGDYEIAIAQGTSPQVEIITDSNIQPFINILVQNGNLTINQTAEIRRSKELKINIIYTEEFTTINVKDDAQLSSLTDLRMDNLQVNLKDDARVYLTGQVDELVFNGSADSRAECNLSGSSAQINLSGSSNLKALTMYDRVDFMLTDRAESRMEGDLDNSTMVLEGRSKMEGKNLEVKDLKLKITRNADAQVNAKDNLELRASGDAKVELYNNPKIGMAEFTGKAMLMKK; encoded by the coding sequence ATGAAAAAGATAGTTGTTGTGATGTTGTTGTTGAGTTTCGCTTTCGCGAAAGCGCAAGACCGCACAAAAATCAAAGGAAATAAAGAAGTTACTAAACGCATCATAGATGTGGACATGTTTGAGTCCATAGAAATAGGTGGCGATTATGAAATTGCCATTGCTCAAGGAACGAGTCCGCAAGTGGAGATCATTACAGATTCTAACATACAGCCGTTCATTAACATTCTAGTGCAAAACGGTAACCTTACCATCAATCAAACGGCAGAGATACGTCGTAGCAAGGAATTGAAGATCAACATTATTTATACAGAAGAGTTTACAACTATTAATGTCAAAGACGATGCGCAGTTGAGTTCGTTAACCGATCTACGTATGGATAATCTGCAGGTGAACCTTAAGGATGACGCACGAGTCTATCTCACTGGTCAGGTGGACGAGCTTGTCTTTAATGGTAGCGCAGACTCTAGAGCAGAATGTAATCTGTCTGGTTCTAGTGCACAGATCAACTTATCTGGTTCTAGTAATCTTAAAGCCTTGACTATGTATGATCGTGTTGACTTTATGTTGACTGACCGCGCAGAGAGTCGAATGGAAGGCGATCTAGACAATAGTACGATGGTGCTTGAGGGCAGATCAAAAATGGAAGGAAAGAATTTAGAAGTTAAAGATCTTAAACTAAAAATTACTAGAAATGCCGATGCGCAAGTGAATGCTAAAGACAATCTAGAATTGAGAGCTAGCGGCGATGCAAAAGTGGAACTTTACAACAATCCAAAAATCGGGATGGCAGAGTTCACTGGCAAAGCCATGTTGATGAAAAAGTAA
- a CDS encoding PspC domain-containing protein, with protein MNKTININLAGLFFHIDEDAYLRLQRYLAAVRKSFAGSTGSDEIMSDIESRIAELFLERRANDQQVISASHVEEVITIMGQPEDYEVDEEIFDEPKNRSRKSYSGANKQLFRDTQNGYIGGVSAGLSYYLGIEMIWVRVLMVLLAFLTAGYSILGYIVLWIFVPDAVTTNQRLTMMGKEVNISNIEENFKAGFEPVADGQTDASHSNVVGQRGKRGTVKFFSFLGRLIKGIAIAFVKILGLILFLAGSIALVALVVSTITASAVNVDGNSLLRFFNVVIPAEQASWWFVLAIILAAGIPLFLLAILGLKMLVSRLKSIGGKTYLSLTGVWIIAVIVLSVMVGQLAASTATSATVQRVDTANIDDNIVFEMALETSNDRTMNLNNNEIGFEVSEQDGINYLKVYDVRVAVGTTTDSLASVEMIYEAYGSSFDEARNKADLIKYNYELTDSTFTGADYVLVQEGSGIPKHNLQMTIYLPEGTKARFNRRFGQRYRSNMNRDAITLGNNIDYTYQIKNGKAVCVDCPVEETQAKETTDEPTTENANWKYDGNDGVEKNNQP; from the coding sequence ATGAACAAGACCATCAACATAAACCTCGCTGGGTTGTTCTTCCATATTGATGAAGATGCCTACTTGAGATTACAGCGATATCTCGCTGCCGTACGCAAATCCTTTGCAGGATCTACTGGAAGCGATGAGATCATGAGCGACATAGAATCGAGAATTGCAGAGCTTTTTCTCGAACGTAGAGCAAACGATCAACAGGTCATTAGCGCGTCACATGTAGAAGAAGTGATCACCATCATGGGTCAACCTGAAGATTATGAGGTTGACGAGGAAATCTTTGACGAGCCTAAAAATCGATCAAGAAAATCGTACAGCGGCGCAAACAAGCAATTGTTTAGAGATACCCAAAATGGATACATAGGTGGCGTTAGTGCTGGTTTGAGTTACTATCTGGGTATTGAGATGATATGGGTGCGTGTACTCATGGTTCTACTCGCCTTTTTGACTGCCGGTTATTCAATTTTAGGATATATAGTATTGTGGATTTTTGTGCCAGACGCGGTAACTACAAACCAACGTCTTACCATGATGGGTAAGGAAGTTAATATCTCCAATATAGAAGAGAACTTCAAAGCGGGTTTTGAGCCCGTGGCTGATGGGCAGACCGACGCCAGCCACAGCAATGTAGTAGGTCAAAGAGGAAAGCGAGGTACGGTTAAGTTCTTCAGCTTTTTGGGTAGGTTGATCAAGGGTATTGCCATCGCTTTTGTCAAGATTTTAGGTCTTATCCTATTCCTTGCTGGGTCAATTGCTCTAGTTGCTCTTGTTGTATCTACCATTACTGCCAGTGCTGTGAACGTTGATGGCAACAGCTTATTGAGATTTTTTAATGTAGTGATACCTGCGGAGCAGGCAAGCTGGTGGTTTGTACTTGCCATCATCCTTGCGGCTGGAATACCATTGTTCCTACTCGCTATTTTGGGACTTAAAATGCTCGTGAGTAGACTAAAATCTATAGGTGGCAAAACCTATTTGTCACTCACTGGCGTCTGGATTATAGCGGTTATTGTACTCAGTGTTATGGTAGGTCAATTAGCTGCTAGCACTGCGACAAGCGCGACCGTGCAACGAGTTGACACGGCAAATATTGACGATAACATCGTTTTTGAAATGGCGTTGGAGACTAGTAACGATCGCACAATGAATCTCAATAATAATGAGATAGGCTTTGAAGTGAGCGAGCAAGACGGCATCAATTACTTAAAGGTTTATGATGTTCGGGTCGCTGTAGGCACCACTACTGATAGTCTTGCGAGCGTCGAGATGATTTATGAAGCCTATGGATCTAGTTTTGATGAGGCACGCAACAAGGCAGATTTGATTAAATACAATTATGAATTGACAGATTCGACCTTTACGGGTGCTGATTATGTATTGGTTCAAGAAGGTTCTGGAATACCTAAACACAATCTTCAAATGACGATTTATTTACCAGAAGGCACAAAGGCTCGATTCAATAGAAGATTTGGGCAACGTTATCGATCAAACATGAATCGTGACGCCATCACGCTGGGAAATAACATTGACTACACGTATCAAATCAAGAATGGAAAAGCTGTTTGCGTTGATTGTCCCGTTGAAGAAACACAGGCAAAAGAAACCACAGATGAACCTACTACCGAAAACGCCAATTGGAAATACGACGGCAACGACGGTGTAGAAAAAAACAACCAACCATGA
- a CDS encoding PadR family transcriptional regulator codes for MKIENTKAQMRKGVLEYCILSILKEEDAYVAEILEKLKDAKLLVVEGTIYPLLTRLKNAGLLGYRWEESTSGPPRKYYGLTETGRIFLTELSGTWEDLKNAVNIVTTPKTKKS; via the coding sequence ATGAAGATAGAAAACACAAAAGCGCAAATGCGCAAAGGCGTGCTCGAGTACTGCATCCTATCCATCCTCAAGGAAGAAGATGCTTATGTGGCAGAGATTCTAGAGAAGCTCAAAGACGCTAAGTTGCTGGTCGTAGAAGGTACCATATACCCATTGCTTACCAGACTTAAAAATGCTGGACTACTAGGTTACAGGTGGGAAGAAAGTACCAGCGGACCGCCTAGAAAATATTACGGCCTCACCGAGACTGGACGTATTTTTTTGACAGAATTGTCTGGAACCTGGGAAGACCTAAAGAACGCAGTAAACATTGTTACCACACCTAAAACCAAAAAATCATGA
- a CDS encoding DUF4870 domain-containing protein has product MENLPSSNHLNIAAGIHLLTFGKWLIPLGNFILPILLWMIHSKKSSFIDTHGKQAINFQLSITLYTVILAFIGGGVIIGSMISGGPTLWEHMDGNDFPFAQDLGTFSTIVASGIIAGTIIFALAVVDLFCTVKAAIRAHEGEIYRYPLTINFLREDTAQEDYKNI; this is encoded by the coding sequence ATGGAAAATTTACCATCTTCAAATCATCTTAATATCGCCGCTGGGATCCATTTGCTCACTTTTGGCAAATGGCTCATACCACTTGGGAATTTTATACTACCCATTCTCTTATGGATGATTCATTCTAAAAAATCATCCTTTATTGATACGCATGGAAAACAGGCGATCAACTTCCAGTTGAGCATTACCTTATACACAGTCATCCTCGCTTTCATAGGTGGTGGCGTGATTATAGGAAGCATGATTTCTGGCGGTCCTACTCTATGGGAACACATGGACGGTAATGATTTTCCTTTTGCACAGGATTTAGGAACCTTCTCAACTATTGTAGCTAGCGGTATCATTGCGGGAACGATCATTTTTGCACTTGCTGTTGTGGATTTGTTCTGTACAGTTAAAGCAGCTATTAGAGCTCATGAGGGCGAGATTTACCGCTATCCATTAACGATCAATTTCTTGAGAGAAGACACCGCTCAGGAAGATTATAAAAACATATAA
- a CDS encoding PaaI family thioesterase, producing the protein MISASKINTFTFFKLPSCWWSGVRAIRISEKACEVSVKHRWFNQNPFNSMYFAVQAMAAELSTGALVMSYIKESNARVSMLVANNEATFTKKATGRITFTCDDGLAIKEAIEATVATGDGQTVWMEATGVNQDGVQVSKFRFEWTVKKKG; encoded by the coding sequence ATGATTTCAGCCTCTAAGATCAATACGTTTACCTTTTTTAAATTACCTAGTTGTTGGTGGTCTGGTGTACGAGCTATCCGTATTAGTGAGAAAGCTTGCGAGGTAAGCGTTAAGCACCGCTGGTTCAATCAAAACCCTTTTAATAGTATGTACTTTGCCGTGCAAGCAATGGCTGCGGAGCTTTCCACAGGCGCATTAGTAATGTCTTACATCAAGGAATCAAATGCTCGTGTATCGATGCTCGTGGCAAACAATGAGGCGACATTTACTAAAAAAGCTACCGGTCGCATCACTTTTACATGTGACGATGGATTAGCTATAAAAGAGGCGATAGAAGCAACTGTTGCTACTGGCGATGGTCAAACCGTATGGATGGAAGCTACTGGGGTCAATCAAGATGGCGTACAAGTGAGTAAGTTCAGGTTTGAATGGACGGTAAAGAAAAAGGGCTAG
- a CDS encoding o-succinylbenzoate synthase, with protein MKATFHKYNLEFKQPAGTSRGVLKTKDTYFLVIDNGDEKGIGECNLFKGLSYDDRPDYKQKLQWTCDNIGMKPSEMLDELVEWPSIRFGYEMAMKSLQSATPYELFPSPFTQGEDFIPINGLVWMGDEQFMQQQLEDKLAAGFDCIKMKIGAIDFEAEMKLLKSIRSRFSKNEVTIRVDANGAFQPDEALEKLEQLAAYDIHSIEQPIKQGQWQEMARLCEQTPVDIALDEELIGINYMDKMENCLETIKPQYIILKPALVGGFMSSRQWINLATEKNIGWWITSALESNVGLNAIAQFTYTLGVKRPQGLGTGGLFVNNIDAPLEIINGSLTCNTSKEWATNLLKKIDVHKKSGKCAK; from the coding sequence ATGAAGGCAACTTTTCACAAATACAATTTGGAATTTAAGCAACCTGCAGGAACCTCTCGCGGCGTCTTAAAAACGAAAGACACCTACTTTCTTGTCATTGATAACGGTGACGAGAAAGGAATAGGTGAGTGTAATCTTTTTAAAGGTTTGTCATACGATGACCGTCCAGATTATAAGCAAAAGCTACAATGGACCTGCGATAATATCGGGATGAAACCTAGCGAGATGCTCGATGAATTAGTTGAATGGCCGTCGATACGCTTTGGGTATGAGATGGCGATGAAATCTTTGCAATCTGCCACACCATATGAATTATTCCCGTCGCCATTCACGCAAGGTGAGGATTTTATCCCTATTAATGGACTGGTCTGGATGGGCGATGAGCAATTCATGCAACAACAGCTTGAGGATAAACTAGCGGCTGGATTTGATTGTATAAAAATGAAGATAGGAGCCATTGATTTTGAAGCAGAAATGAAACTGCTCAAATCCATCAGGTCAAGATTTAGCAAGAATGAAGTCACGATTAGAGTAGATGCTAACGGCGCGTTCCAACCAGACGAGGCGCTTGAGAAACTGGAACAACTTGCAGCTTACGACATTCATAGTATCGAGCAACCCATTAAACAAGGTCAATGGCAGGAGATGGCTAGGCTTTGCGAGCAGACTCCAGTTGATATTGCGCTCGACGAGGAGCTCATAGGAATTAACTACATGGATAAAATGGAAAATTGCCTTGAGACGATCAAACCTCAATACATCATCTTGAAACCAGCACTAGTTGGCGGATTTATGAGTTCCAGACAATGGATCAATCTTGCTACAGAGAAAAACATAGGTTGGTGGATCACCAGCGCACTAGAATCTAATGTAGGCCTAAATGCCATTGCGCAATTTACCTATACGCTGGGTGTCAAGCGGCCACAAGGACTGGGAACTGGTGGTTTGTTTGTCAATAATATTGATGCTCCATTAGAGATCATAAACGGATCTCTTACTTGTAACACGAGTAAGGAATGGGCTACTAACCTTTTAAAAAAGATAGATGTTCATAAAAAGAGCGGCAAATGCGCAAAATGA
- a CDS encoding CPBP family intramembrane glutamic endopeptidase has product MFIKRAANAQNESWRWILGFIAIFVGCQVFGAFPFVLALIVKTIQDGGNSMMLDESSMMQVFSPNTTLFLLMLTFVIGTIVWYLWIKYVHKLNWHEATTSRSKFDWSRAWFAFAVVGIVSIVLTAVGYYLEPEIFIWNYQPDKFWILVIIAVALVPIQTTWEELYFRSYMMQGLGLMAGNRAVPYIVTSVIFGMMHIFNPEVAKLGYVVMFWYVGTGFLLGTFTLMDEGTELAIGFHAANNLFIALLVTADWTAFQTDSLLIDISDPEATFTTFLPLLMYYPLLILLFSWKYKWSNWKERLLGPVHLDKPVEDPEFEQLN; this is encoded by the coding sequence ATGTTCATAAAAAGAGCGGCAAATGCGCAAAATGAGTCATGGCGCTGGATACTTGGTTTTATAGCCATATTTGTAGGCTGCCAAGTTTTTGGTGCCTTTCCTTTTGTTTTAGCCTTGATTGTGAAAACTATTCAAGATGGAGGAAACTCTATGATGTTAGATGAAAGCAGTATGATGCAAGTATTCTCTCCTAACACTACATTGTTTCTACTTATGTTGACCTTTGTAATAGGTACCATCGTTTGGTATTTGTGGATCAAATATGTACATAAACTTAATTGGCATGAAGCAACGACTTCGCGATCTAAGTTTGACTGGAGTCGCGCATGGTTTGCATTTGCTGTGGTAGGAATTGTTTCAATAGTATTAACAGCTGTTGGCTATTATCTAGAACCTGAGATTTTCATATGGAATTATCAGCCAGATAAATTCTGGATTCTTGTCATCATTGCGGTAGCGTTGGTTCCTATTCAAACTACTTGGGAAGAACTGTATTTCAGATCCTACATGATGCAAGGATTAGGACTTATGGCAGGAAACAGAGCTGTACCCTACATTGTGACTTCAGTCATATTTGGAATGATGCATATTTTCAATCCAGAGGTAGCAAAACTGGGCTACGTGGTGATGTTTTGGTATGTTGGTACAGGATTCTTACTTGGAACATTCACGCTAATGGATGAAGGAACGGAGCTGGCCATAGGATTTCACGCGGCAAATAATCTTTTCATCGCATTGCTAGTCACCGCTGACTGGACAGCTTTTCAAACAGATTCCTTGCTTATTGACATCAGCGATCCAGAGGCTACTTTCACGACATTTTTACCTTTATTGATGTATTATCCGTTATTGATTTTGTTATTTAGCTGGAAGTATAAATGGAGCAATTGGAAAGAACGATTGCTAGGGCCAGTTCATTTAGACAAGCCTGTTGAAGATCCAGAATTTGAACAATTAAACTAA
- a CDS encoding AMP-binding protein — MIPKVHPTFKLNGKSLDHNGLMTVAYSYVKEGELWEKQVGDFILNWLDDFDFHTVYTSGSTGTPKETRLDKQHMINSAQLTGERFNLAAESDVLCCLPLSYIAGKMMMVRAIHLGWHLDLVQPQREPLEHVEKRYDFTALTAYQAKHSIDYLYKSRKTIIGGGPVDDLLIKALNGRHTRAYHTYGMTETCTHVGIKELYPNKEDHFTTLPNIKVAASDDGCLIVHAPELASDPVHTNDLVEIIDEHSFKILGRADDVIITGGVKVHPDVVENKLSAIIDQRFFIAGLPDNDLGNEVVLIVEGQEQDYAFAKAKLDKYEKPRQVLFANKFTETHTGKIDKIAVLKSVTA; from the coding sequence ATGATACCAAAGGTTCATCCTACATTTAAATTAAACGGTAAATCGCTTGACCACAATGGTCTTATGACCGTTGCCTACAGCTATGTAAAAGAAGGTGAGTTATGGGAAAAACAAGTAGGTGATTTTATTCTCAACTGGCTGGATGATTTTGACTTTCATACCGTATATACCAGCGGTTCCACAGGAACACCCAAGGAAACAAGACTCGACAAGCAGCACATGATTAATAGTGCACAACTCACAGGTGAGCGATTCAATCTTGCTGCTGAAAGTGATGTGTTATGCTGTTTACCATTAAGCTATATCGCTGGTAAAATGATGATGGTACGAGCCATACATCTAGGATGGCATCTAGATCTCGTGCAGCCACAACGTGAGCCGCTGGAACATGTGGAAAAGCGCTACGATTTCACCGCTCTGACAGCATATCAGGCAAAGCACTCGATCGATTACCTATACAAGAGCCGCAAAACTATCATAGGTGGTGGCCCAGTAGATGATTTATTAATTAAAGCGTTGAATGGACGTCACACAAGAGCCTATCATACTTATGGAATGACCGAGACGTGCACTCACGTAGGTATCAAAGAATTGTACCCTAACAAGGAAGATCATTTTACCACCTTACCCAACATCAAGGTAGCTGCCAGCGACGATGGCTGTCTAATTGTTCACGCACCAGAGCTTGCCAGCGATCCTGTCCATACAAATGATCTGGTAGAGATTATTGATGAGCACTCTTTCAAAATTTTAGGTAGAGCAGACGATGTCATCATTACCGGTGGCGTCAAGGTGCATCCTGATGTGGTAGAAAACAAACTGTCCGCCATCATCGACCAGCGTTTCTTTATAGCTGGTTTACCCGACAATGACTTAGGAAATGAGGTTGTGTTAATTGTAGAAGGGCAGGAACAGGATTACGCTTTCGCGAAAGCTAAACTAGACAAATACGAGAAACCACGACAGGTTTTATTTGCAAACAAATTTACCGAGACCCATACAGGTAAAATTGATAAAATCGCAGTCTTGAAGTCGGTAACCGCTTAA
- a CDS encoding low molecular weight protein-tyrosine-phosphatase, whose amino-acid sequence MADKTGILMVCLGNICRSPLAEGLMRRKLNFTKYTVDSAGTSGGHKGEAPDKRSIDVARKHDIDISSQRSRKFTKNDFEDFDHIFVMDQSNYDDVVALAHNDEQKQKVHKILEQAFPGENLDVPDPYYGGEQGFQNVYTMLDRATDVIAQELESK is encoded by the coding sequence ATGGCTGATAAAACAGGAATCCTAATGGTATGTTTGGGCAACATTTGTCGCTCACCACTCGCCGAAGGATTAATGCGACGCAAACTCAATTTCACCAAGTACACGGTGGACAGCGCTGGTACCAGTGGTGGTCATAAGGGTGAAGCTCCAGATAAAAGATCAATTGACGTTGCACGCAAACATGATATTGATATCTCTAGCCAACGCAGTAGAAAGTTTACCAAAAACGATTTTGAGGATTTTGATCACATTTTTGTGATGGATCAATCCAATTATGACGATGTAGTTGCATTAGCTCATAATGATGAACAAAAGCAGAAGGTGCACAAAATATTAGAGCAGGCTTTTCCTGGTGAAAACCTGGATGTTCCCGATCCTTACTATGGTGGTGAACAAGGCTTTCAAAATGTCTATACCATGCTAGATCGCGCTACCGATGTTATAGCACAGGAGCTAGAAAGCAAATAA